One stretch of Nocardia mangyaensis DNA includes these proteins:
- a CDS encoding NucA/NucB deoxyribonuclease domain-containing protein — MVPVPAQAGYPIQGAILQEYNEAGGFAFFGEATTEERTAPDGVGKYQFFSNTHNAIYWHPNVSGGHANQIGGAILDKWAEKGYESGSLGYPTSREFGGGRNSRGNHFQRGEIYWSGSTGAHAVNGEIWQTWVAAGYENGTYGLPVTDEYPFEDGMKQDFQDGHIIWKPYGFPSDWSGDDDITWDAQPNCGTDPCALDAHALGKIPAAKIPVKLPIVWAQGISANNSTQPSDEANADPLGDVAKMLDCNSFEALIRGGNLPSTETTWCISTSGPVAAPAQVDPRAVPGDPSTPPSGTATTPPRSTPGPSPSGTVSKSPTASATKTPALAPGTSQPPGSSTPPPTRTTARPTQTVGGLIPAQFNNAPADISTPPGVPDFCESIGPDPTGQADWHGNSTYGCIYQATVEFRAMDKDGKQVGSVSGKWERNLSLKYNKTDWAANSIFAVTGVSGKGVGAALTFQYNCFIGIQPCAYTGSRRVTQLVSTGTTISLAANPFVFTQPSQTLHMDSDWQVVIESPDVAPGGSFAFAPQVRCDAAPFLRNTQGCAFTDVVPVLDYTSSQSYPEYNAHVSAAQRSGLPGAYGANPLHRETAKSAIDDHRRASCGVVTGPRPTGKSCDEYPMASTREGAVLNSYGRTYTNPPCLINDAGLHSVADPSSIHVTSGFSVCNISASQNSSAGSLLSWFYTKNRIRDGDPFHINVQGS, encoded by the coding sequence ATGGTTCCAGTACCCGCGCAGGCTGGATATCCGATCCAGGGCGCTATTCTGCAGGAATACAATGAGGCAGGCGGATTTGCGTTCTTCGGCGAAGCTACCACCGAAGAACGCACTGCCCCGGATGGTGTGGGAAAATATCAGTTCTTCTCGAACACGCACAACGCGATCTACTGGCACCCAAACGTCAGCGGGGGACACGCCAATCAGATCGGTGGTGCCATTCTCGACAAATGGGCCGAGAAGGGATATGAATCCGGTTCTCTCGGTTACCCAACGTCACGGGAGTTCGGTGGAGGTAGGAATAGTCGAGGCAATCATTTTCAGCGAGGTGAGATCTATTGGTCGGGAAGTACAGGGGCTCACGCTGTCAACGGTGAAATTTGGCAAACCTGGGTGGCCGCCGGGTATGAAAATGGAACCTACGGACTTCCGGTCACGGACGAGTACCCGTTCGAAGACGGCATGAAGCAAGACTTTCAGGACGGTCACATCATATGGAAGCCGTATGGCTTCCCGTCCGATTGGTCCGGCGACGACGACATCACCTGGGATGCACAACCGAATTGTGGCACCGATCCGTGTGCACTCGATGCCCACGCGCTGGGCAAGATCCCGGCTGCGAAGATCCCGGTCAAACTGCCCATTGTTTGGGCTCAAGGGATATCTGCGAACAACTCTACGCAACCATCGGATGAGGCGAACGCCGACCCGCTCGGTGACGTTGCGAAAATGTTGGACTGCAACTCGTTCGAGGCTTTAATCCGCGGCGGGAACCTCCCGTCGACCGAGACCACATGGTGCATCTCCACGAGTGGACCAGTCGCTGCACCAGCGCAGGTCGATCCGCGTGCGGTCCCCGGCGATCCCTCTACTCCGCCGTCCGGAACGGCGACGACACCCCCGAGATCGACGCCTGGTCCGTCACCCTCCGGGACGGTCAGCAAGTCGCCCACCGCATCGGCGACCAAGACGCCAGCGCTTGCGCCCGGGACGTCGCAGCCTCCCGGGTCGTCCACACCGCCGCCAACGCGCACCACCGCTAGGCCCACGCAGACTGTAGGCGGGCTGATACCTGCACAGTTCAACAATGCGCCAGCCGATATCAGTACTCCGCCGGGAGTGCCAGACTTTTGCGAGTCGATCGGTCCCGACCCTACTGGACAAGCCGATTGGCACGGCAACTCGACGTATGGCTGCATATACCAAGCAACCGTCGAATTCCGCGCCATGGACAAAGATGGAAAACAAGTCGGCTCGGTGTCGGGAAAGTGGGAACGCAACCTTTCCTTGAAATATAACAAGACAGACTGGGCCGCGAATTCGATTTTCGCCGTCACCGGAGTGAGCGGGAAAGGCGTCGGCGCTGCCCTGACATTCCAATACAACTGCTTCATCGGCATCCAGCCGTGCGCATATACAGGGTCTCGGCGGGTGACTCAACTTGTATCGACGGGGACGACTATCTCTCTCGCTGCCAATCCGTTTGTCTTTACGCAACCCTCGCAGACATTGCACATGGACTCCGACTGGCAGGTCGTAATCGAATCCCCAGATGTCGCGCCCGGCGGATCCTTCGCATTCGCGCCCCAGGTTCGTTGTGACGCTGCACCCTTCCTTCGCAACACTCAGGGATGTGCATTCACCGACGTCGTCCCAGTGCTGGACTACACATCATCGCAATCCTATCCGGAGTACAATGCTCACGTGAGCGCCGCGCAGCGGTCGGGACTTCCAGGAGCTTACGGCGCCAATCCACTCCACCGAGAAACAGCGAAGTCGGCGATCGACGACCACCGGCGCGCCTCCTGCGGCGTCGTCACCGGCCCGCGGCCAACCGGAAAGAGTTGCGACGAATATCCCATGGCATCGACCAGAGAAGGAGCGGTATTGAACTCCTACGGTCGCACCTACACGAACCCGCCGTGCTTGATCAACGACGCGGGACTCCATAGCGTGGCGGACCCTTCGTCGATTCACGTCACTTCAGGGTTCAGCGTGTGCAACATTTCCGCTAGCCAGAACTCGTCCGCCGGATCCCTATTGAGCTGGTTCTATACGAAGAACCGGATCCGGGACGGCGATCCGTTCCACATCAACGTACAGGGGTCGTAG
- a CDS encoding SMI1/KNR4 family protein has product MTERNVEDGTTVLQWQTIELSEAALYIEPSDYEWPPMIDSAAAGSLLGITRDFKGNENAQIWVGWTHGFIQLGIGSSPVEPSMSELDEWETVEEGAIELGTSAMLTRTTLSHIRPPELDPLLPLPSGLHRIRVSARGRARNRNDVAIAIQLWPTTQRTPLTQIKHSDTFDVDEYARRLSNRGRHPDPDSVLTTTPAAADSPTNRPPVSATLATSINAQWARLRDTIVASSPDTWVQLVRPAAHPQAVVDAEQRTGVEWPAELREWFSLHDGGGAAELLPSMTLLGLDHMIDIHAMQCEIWADLAAEDPDLVNGRTSPDAYAQAPASSEAGQFIPQFIPIAERDGTMLICDTRPGPLQGCITEFGKDTADDYPPTWASLSAMLADLTNSIASGVPFQAQYQPELDHTGLHWTRPAV; this is encoded by the coding sequence ATGACCGAACGAAACGTCGAGGACGGAACTACCGTGTTGCAGTGGCAGACCATCGAACTCAGTGAGGCTGCGCTGTACATCGAACCCTCCGACTATGAGTGGCCGCCGATGATCGACAGCGCCGCAGCTGGGTCACTACTGGGAATCACGCGGGATTTCAAAGGCAACGAGAATGCTCAGATATGGGTCGGCTGGACCCACGGATTCATTCAGCTAGGGATCGGGTCGAGCCCCGTCGAGCCGAGTATGTCAGAGCTCGACGAGTGGGAGACCGTCGAGGAAGGGGCGATCGAACTCGGCACCTCCGCGATGCTGACCCGAACCACCTTGTCTCACATACGGCCGCCGGAACTCGATCCACTCCTACCGTTGCCCAGTGGGTTGCACCGGATCAGGGTCAGCGCCCGAGGCCGGGCTCGGAACCGCAACGACGTAGCGATCGCGATCCAGCTATGGCCCACCACGCAGCGGACCCCCCTCACCCAGATCAAGCACAGCGACACATTCGATGTGGACGAATACGCGCGACGCCTGTCAAATCGCGGTCGGCATCCCGACCCGGACAGCGTGCTCACCACAACGCCTGCCGCGGCTGATTCGCCGACGAACCGGCCGCCGGTCTCGGCCACCCTTGCGACCTCGATAAACGCCCAGTGGGCACGTTTGCGCGACACAATCGTGGCGAGTAGCCCCGACACGTGGGTGCAGCTTGTCCGCCCCGCTGCGCATCCACAAGCCGTGGTCGATGCCGAACAGCGCACAGGCGTCGAGTGGCCCGCCGAACTGCGTGAATGGTTCTCTTTGCACGACGGCGGCGGAGCCGCTGAACTGCTGCCCAGCATGACACTGCTCGGCCTCGACCACATGATCGACATTCATGCCATGCAGTGCGAAATCTGGGCAGACCTCGCCGCAGAGGACCCTGACCTCGTGAACGGCCGGACCTCTCCCGATGCCTACGCGCAAGCGCCGGCCAGCTCCGAGGCCGGTCAGTTCATCCCGCAATTCATCCCGATCGCAGAACGCGACGGCACCATGCTGATCTGCGACACCCGACCCGGCCCGCTACAAGGCTGTATCACCGAGTTCGGCAAAGACACCGCAGACGACTACCCACCCACCTGGGCCTCCCTGAGTGCCATGCTCGCCGATCTCACCAACAGCATCGCCTCCGGCGTCCCCTTCCAAGCCCAGTACCAACCCGAACTCGACCACACCGGACTGCACTGGACGCGTCCTGCGGTGTAG
- a CDS encoding GDSL-type esterase/lipase family protein — protein MIVNPAAFTVLCFGDSNTFGQPDEGRGRLPSDARWTGKLQQILGTDYAVIEEGLGGRTTDLDDPDRDDRNGRKYFQPCLRSHSPLDMVVVMLGNNDLKTKFGRGIEDVAAALEGYIDNIEATAWTRSGGVPTVLLVSPIHLDDSQPAFTEESSEYDAESVRKSRDLGVAIHRIAERRGALFVDAASVARPGLDGVHLSSDSHEQLSKLIAQTILG, from the coding sequence TTGATTGTCAATCCCGCCGCTTTCACAGTCCTCTGCTTCGGCGACTCCAACACATTCGGTCAGCCCGACGAGGGTCGCGGGCGGCTACCATCTGACGCGCGCTGGACCGGGAAGCTCCAGCAGATCCTCGGAACCGATTACGCTGTAATCGAGGAGGGGCTAGGTGGTCGCACAACCGATTTGGACGATCCCGACCGCGATGACAGGAATGGCCGGAAGTATTTTCAGCCGTGCCTGCGCAGTCATTCACCGTTGGACATGGTGGTGGTCATGCTAGGAAACAATGACCTGAAAACAAAATTCGGCCGGGGAATAGAGGATGTTGCCGCAGCGCTCGAAGGGTATATCGACAACATAGAGGCAACGGCGTGGACCCGAAGCGGCGGAGTACCTACCGTTCTCCTGGTAAGCCCGATCCATCTCGACGACAGCCAACCAGCGTTCACCGAAGAGAGTTCAGAATACGACGCCGAATCAGTACGCAAATCCCGCGACCTTGGTGTCGCGATACACCGCATTGCAGAAAGACGCGGAGCATTGTTCGTGGACGCAGCGTCAGTAGCGCGCCCGGGCCTCGACGGCGTCCATCTCAGCTCTGACTCGCACGAACAGCTTTCCAAGCTGATCGCCCAAACGATCTTGGGCTGA
- a CDS encoding inorganic diphosphatase, with the protein MTDAGQSPSTSDDSQSLAMARHYLGQPVGLVFDRPYGSLHPVHGFRYEANYGYVPGTLAPDGDELDAYYLGPEYPMQTAHGVCIAIVHRHGDDDDKLVVTPTGTDLDNAHIAAAIAFQEIPGRYDIIRH; encoded by the coding sequence ATGACCGACGCCGGGCAGAGCCCATCGACCAGCGACGACTCCCAGTCGCTGGCGATGGCCCGCCACTACCTCGGACAGCCCGTCGGTCTCGTATTCGACCGCCCCTACGGCAGCCTCCATCCCGTCCACGGATTCCGCTACGAAGCCAATTACGGCTATGTCCCCGGCACCCTCGCCCCTGACGGCGACGAACTCGACGCCTACTACCTCGGACCCGAGTACCCCATGCAAACTGCCCACGGTGTCTGCATCGCCATCGTGCACCGCCACGGAGACGACGACGACAAACTCGTTGTCACCCCCACCGGCACCGACCTCGACAACGCACACATCGCTGCCGCCATCGCCTTCCAGGAGATCCCCGGCCGCTACGACATCATTCGCCACTGA
- a CDS encoding radical SAM/SPASM domain-containing protein: MSNTPEPIIARPSFPWERTGPATPSGIDATEHYRRDGVGPIEHTDLDQCPTTMRNIGWTLGNDCPYRCTHCYSMAARDKGQDFTPEIIDRIVSQLAINGVETVNLGGNEPLFTNGPNPRDTLLPRIIHGLADAGILVGLTTSGITITHLERDHRDAFERLNDVDVSFDSPYPDEHNANRGAKLFKQAVRALELCQKYGTPHSVIMCAMGWNFTPDRIDALVALARDHDAHIRINPIKPVEPAHMDSALPADQYYAGFARLMSQCTPIDLGEPPLAAVTGYTGAKGCPCGRTSFRIHSITPDGRIPVSPCVYLHDYKVGDLVVDDLADIIASPQFATFRRRNAHPEAVDGCQGCELIQSCRAGCAGRSYLHNAHTTGKRTLFARDPYCPRDIAPDQQFWTDPKVPTDQRLVHMDYLCTWIGKPLPTTTMNP, from the coding sequence ATGTCCAACACACCCGAACCGATCATCGCCCGTCCGAGCTTCCCCTGGGAACGCACCGGCCCCGCCACACCATCGGGCATCGACGCCACCGAGCACTACCGCCGTGACGGTGTCGGCCCGATCGAGCACACCGACCTCGACCAATGTCCCACCACGATGCGCAACATCGGCTGGACCCTCGGCAACGATTGCCCCTACCGCTGCACCCACTGCTACAGCATGGCCGCCCGCGACAAAGGCCAGGACTTCACACCCGAAATCATCGACCGCATCGTCTCCCAGCTCGCCATCAACGGAGTCGAAACGGTCAACCTCGGCGGCAACGAGCCCTTGTTCACCAACGGCCCCAACCCGCGAGACACCCTACTGCCCCGCATCATCCACGGCCTCGCCGACGCGGGAATCCTGGTCGGGCTCACCACTTCCGGCATCACCATCACCCACCTCGAACGCGACCACCGCGACGCCTTCGAACGACTCAACGACGTCGATGTCTCCTTCGACTCGCCCTACCCTGACGAGCACAACGCCAACCGAGGCGCGAAACTGTTCAAACAGGCCGTCCGAGCCCTGGAGTTGTGCCAGAAATACGGCACCCCACACAGCGTGATCATGTGCGCGATGGGCTGGAACTTCACTCCCGACCGCATCGACGCCCTCGTCGCGCTCGCCCGCGACCACGACGCCCACATCCGGATCAACCCCATCAAACCCGTCGAGCCAGCCCATATGGACTCCGCACTTCCGGCCGACCAGTACTACGCCGGATTCGCGCGGCTCATGTCTCAATGCACGCCGATCGACCTGGGTGAACCACCCTTGGCCGCCGTCACTGGCTACACCGGCGCGAAAGGCTGCCCCTGCGGGCGGACATCGTTCCGTATCCACTCGATCACCCCGGACGGCCGCATTCCGGTCTCGCCCTGTGTCTACCTGCACGACTACAAGGTCGGTGATCTGGTCGTCGACGACCTCGCCGACATCATCGCCTCACCCCAGTTCGCCACTTTCCGCCGCCGCAACGCCCACCCCGAAGCCGTCGACGGCTGCCAGGGCTGCGAACTCATCCAATCCTGCCGGGCCGGGTGCGCGGGCCGGTCCTACCTGCACAACGCCCACACCACCGGCAAACGAACCCTGTTCGCCCGCGACCCCTACTGCCCCCGCGACATCGCCCCCGACCAGCAGTTCTGGACCGACCCGAAAGTGCCCACCGACCAGCGCCTCGTCCATATGGACTACCTGTGCACCTGGATCGGCAAACCCCTACCCACCACTACCATGAACCCATGA
- a CDS encoding B12-binding domain-containing radical SAM protein translates to MYTESDTSTDQRQPVVLVTPAPVTHRTAEENLGLGYLAAVLRRAGYSVVVLDGWLAGSPADALADQIVAADPMMIGFACYRSNMGSALTTADMVRCRLPGVPIVAGGFGPSFHAEEFLAAGFDVVVRGEGERTIIELAERYRTGTPTLSGITGISFRAGGSAGFVHNPARTAITDLDALPMPARDTLDLTMARASLVHVQSSRGCQASCTFCSIVAFERLAGRGPTWRQRSIRGFVDELEHLHSLGVRHVKVIDDSLIEPPRDAAWCAELADELRARGVSMWLRGSIRADRATPAVLTGLARAGFWSFSCGIENFAPTALRRMAKRADPEANFAALAEFRRLGLYAQAGHILFDHATTIEELEINWAAMVAHDWTVSKGIFTEMYAATGTNYTRRLDRDGLLTPSTQTPGTAGLGNHAYPITDPAVNTVYTALKHWQRSHSRLYDRTIDPLSAPKAISPVHRDIFGQLSIELRRADLDFFRAVLDLAAGGATAGEAVEFTDNRIATTAAFYHRVAARTDAAYQMAGLHYDGQDNPFLC, encoded by the coding sequence GTGTACACCGAGAGCGATACTTCCACCGACCAGCGACAACCGGTGGTGCTGGTGACTCCCGCGCCGGTGACTCATCGCACGGCCGAAGAGAACCTGGGGCTCGGATATCTAGCTGCGGTACTGCGCCGCGCCGGTTATTCGGTGGTGGTTCTCGACGGCTGGCTCGCAGGTTCACCGGCTGATGCTTTAGCCGATCAGATCGTCGCGGCTGACCCGATGATGATCGGCTTCGCCTGCTACCGATCGAACATGGGCTCGGCGCTCACCACCGCCGACATGGTTCGTTGCCGATTGCCAGGCGTGCCGATCGTAGCGGGCGGGTTCGGTCCCTCGTTCCATGCCGAGGAGTTCCTGGCCGCCGGTTTCGATGTCGTCGTGCGTGGTGAGGGCGAACGCACCATCATCGAGCTGGCCGAGCGTTACCGCACCGGGACACCGACCCTGAGCGGCATTACCGGGATCAGCTTCCGCGCTGGCGGCAGTGCCGGTTTCGTCCACAATCCGGCGCGCACCGCGATCACAGACCTCGATGCGCTGCCTATGCCCGCTCGCGACACTCTCGACCTGACGATGGCGCGCGCGAGCTTGGTGCACGTGCAGTCCTCGCGGGGATGTCAGGCCAGTTGCACGTTCTGCTCCATCGTCGCCTTCGAGCGCCTCGCCGGGCGCGGTCCGACGTGGCGGCAACGTTCTATCCGTGGGTTCGTCGATGAACTCGAGCACCTGCACTCGCTCGGTGTTCGGCATGTGAAAGTCATCGATGACAGTCTCATCGAGCCGCCGCGCGACGCGGCCTGGTGCGCGGAACTGGCCGACGAACTCCGCGCTCGTGGCGTATCGATGTGGCTGCGCGGCTCGATTCGCGCCGACCGCGCCACTCCGGCCGTGCTGACCGGTCTGGCCCGTGCGGGGTTCTGGTCGTTTTCCTGTGGGATCGAGAACTTCGCGCCGACCGCGTTGCGGCGCATGGCCAAACGCGCCGACCCCGAGGCGAACTTCGCCGCGCTGGCCGAGTTCCGCCGCCTCGGCCTCTACGCCCAGGCCGGACACATCCTCTTCGACCACGCCACCACCATCGAAGAACTCGAAATCAACTGGGCCGCGATGGTCGCCCACGACTGGACCGTGTCCAAAGGCATCTTCACCGAAATGTATGCCGCCACCGGCACCAACTACACCCGACGCCTCGACCGCGACGGACTGCTCACCCCATCAACCCAGACACCGGGCACCGCCGGGCTCGGCAACCACGCCTACCCGATCACCGACCCAGCCGTGAACACCGTCTACACCGCGCTCAAACACTGGCAACGCTCCCACTCGCGCCTCTACGACCGCACCATCGACCCGCTCTCGGCACCCAAAGCGATCTCGCCTGTGCACCGGGACATATTCGGGCAGTTGTCGATCGAGCTGCGCCGCGCCGACCTCGACTTCTTCCGCGCCGTACTCGACCTCGCCGCGGGCGGCGCCACGGCCGGCGAGGCGGTCGAGTTCACCGACAACCGGATCGCCACCACTGCTGCCTTCTATCACCGCGTCGCCGCCCGCACCGATGCCGCCTACCAGATGGCCGGGCTGCACTACGACGGCCAGGACAACCCGTTCCTGTGCTGA
- a CDS encoding DNA-directed RNA polymerase subunit beta encodes MVDPQTGRITMRAGLVGAVMMPTGLAQRVKTSLDARGVAPLSIIGHPRADMWTFLVRADIRPVGDPEIVAQLWRARVVVIREGDIALPSPAPDPLMVRTWVSPATGVFRPSGAVVVECARACLSGPARR; translated from the coding sequence GTGGTGGACCCTCAGACGGGCCGGATCACGATGCGCGCCGGGCTCGTCGGCGCGGTGATGATGCCGACCGGGCTCGCGCAGCGCGTGAAGACCAGCCTCGATGCGCGCGGTGTCGCGCCGTTGTCGATCATCGGCCACCCCCGCGCCGACATGTGGACCTTCTTGGTGCGTGCCGACATCCGTCCCGTAGGTGATCCCGAGATTGTCGCTCAGTTGTGGCGGGCGCGGGTGGTCGTGATCCGGGAGGGCGACATCGCATTGCCGTCACCTGCGCCGGACCCGTTGATGGTGCGGACCTGGGTGTCCCCGGCGACCGGAGTATTCCGTCCGTCCGGCGCGGTGGTGGTCGAATGCGCCCGAGCCTGCCTGTCTGGACCGGCCCGCCGATGA
- a CDS encoding recombinase family protein, which yields MAKPQVTAGNDLVLDIYARVSRVGDERQRSTGGQVDDCTVRVRDLGATVGRVHVDDGRSAWNPSVRRPKWDALMARLESGETGGVVVFDMARFSRRPIEGERLILAAERGLVVLDSEGEYDLETASGRKAFRDQLNAAAYESDRLSSRVKRGKRVKVARGESNHSHRPFGYERDGITIRESEAAIVREMVARVLDKQAGIQAKTQAGQDTTAALKEDAIGYKTIAADLNRRGITTRTGAAWSGEKVKRVVFNPRYAGYVTHHGEIVTTMTDANPLITPQQWERLCALRDTTPVGRPPTADYLCSGLVHCGLCGKGLTGRPQHGRNYPDGEVRRRYICQKRQTGGGCNRVSVDARTLDQEVGALVVATLSDPRHADALIAAADDLAKRRRPIADALAEARETATVMSARLGKGEISLDRYDTVMAGVDARIAKLTAELDALDADTDIDDSPAVRAESAQAWAQQWEDAGTADKRAMIKRALHGSRLMVDPATTAGPRFDRSRIRLVDKNTPAPQAHDGPGARVTDDAGTGAGDGVSVA from the coding sequence GTCCACCGGTGGGCAGGTCGATGACTGCACGGTGCGGGTGCGGGATCTGGGTGCGACGGTGGGGCGGGTGCATGTCGATGACGGGCGTTCGGCGTGGAATCCGAGTGTGCGGCGGCCGAAGTGGGATGCGTTGATGGCGCGGCTGGAGTCCGGGGAGACCGGCGGGGTGGTGGTGTTCGACATGGCTCGGTTCTCCCGTCGCCCGATCGAGGGTGAACGGTTGATCCTGGCCGCCGAGCGGGGCCTGGTCGTGCTGGACAGCGAGGGCGAGTACGACCTGGAAACAGCGAGCGGCCGCAAGGCTTTTCGTGACCAGCTCAACGCAGCGGCCTACGAATCGGACCGCCTGTCCTCGCGGGTCAAGCGCGGCAAACGAGTGAAAGTGGCCCGCGGCGAGTCGAATCACTCGCACCGCCCCTTCGGCTACGAACGCGACGGAATCACCATTCGCGAGTCCGAGGCGGCGATCGTGCGCGAGATGGTCGCCCGGGTGCTGGACAAACAGGCGGGCATTCAGGCGAAAACGCAAGCGGGCCAGGACACGACGGCAGCGCTGAAAGAGGACGCGATCGGTTACAAGACGATCGCGGCGGACTTGAACCGGCGCGGGATCACCACCCGCACCGGTGCCGCCTGGAGTGGGGAAAAGGTCAAGCGAGTGGTGTTCAACCCGCGTTACGCCGGATACGTGACCCACCACGGCGAGATCGTCACCACCATGACCGATGCGAATCCGCTGATCACACCGCAGCAGTGGGAACGGCTGTGCGCACTGCGCGACACCACCCCTGTCGGTCGGCCCCCGACAGCGGACTACCTGTGCTCGGGGCTGGTGCACTGCGGATTGTGCGGGAAGGGTTTGACCGGCCGCCCCCAGCACGGACGCAACTACCCCGACGGGGAGGTGCGCCGCCGCTACATCTGCCAGAAACGCCAGACCGGAGGCGGCTGCAACCGTGTCTCGGTCGACGCCCGCACCCTGGACCAGGAGGTAGGCGCGCTGGTGGTGGCGACACTGTCGGACCCTCGCCATGCCGACGCGTTGATCGCCGCCGCCGACGATCTTGCCAAACGCCGCCGCCCGATCGCCGATGCGCTGGCCGAGGCGCGCGAGACCGCGACGGTGATGTCGGCGCGGCTGGGCAAGGGCGAGATCAGCCTCGACCGCTACGACACGGTGATGGCCGGGGTCGATGCCCGCATCGCCAAGCTCACCGCCGAACTCGACGCCCTCGACGCCGATACCGACATCGATGACTCCCCGGCCGTGCGCGCGGAATCCGCGCAGGCATGGGCACAGCAGTGGGAGGATGCGGGCACCGCCGACAAACGCGCCATGATCAAACGCGCACTGCACGGCAGCCGCCTCATGGTAGACCCGGCCACCACGGCGGGGCCGAGGTTCGACCGGTCCCGAATCCGGTTGGTGGACAAGAACACACCCGCACCCCAGGCGCACGACGGCCCCGGTGCCCGCGTCACGGATGACGCGGGCACCGGGGCAGGGGACGGGGTTTCCGTGGCCTGA